A portion of the Sabethes cyaneus chromosome 3, idSabCyanKW18_F2, whole genome shotgun sequence genome contains these proteins:
- the LOC128744108 gene encoding venom protease-like: MRYFARQTVLVLTLLCLFRIANVNAQQGDLAVGDECVVQRTNAPGICRFVSECASVIDDIRNRRGSPTKCGFANKVQIVCCSDGVQLRTTSTDAPITSTMINHPRIVEKCAEFGEAVFSKEYVSSLGVDEPKLHRLDKCGHKAVELIVDGEAAKSREFPHMALIGYGEAPAVHYLCGGSLVSDRFVLTAGHCVISAQHGPATAIRLGELALDSSNDEAFPEDFGVAELIPHPEYKQTSQYNDIALIKLDRKVIFSPYIRPICLPTKADFNNNRAIATGWGTIGYGEGTSAILLKVVLEMFTYDECDSQFEANRRLKDGIQRESQLCAGSRNSSKDTCQGDSGGPLQIYNDENVYCTYTIIGITSFGKYCGLAGSPGVYTRVYQYISWIENLVF, from the exons ATGCGATATTTCGCACGGCAAACGGTGCTGGTTCTCACGCTTTTGTGCTTGTTCCGGATCGCTAATGTGAATGCTCAACAAGGTGATTTAG CGGTCGGTGATGAATGTGTGGTCCAGCGAACGAACGCTCCCGGTATCTGTCGGTTCGTTTCTGAGTGTGCATCTGTGATTGATGATATACGAAACCGCCGGGGAAGTCCTACAAAGTGTGGATTTGCGAACAAAGTGCAGATAGTTTGTTGCTCAGACGGAGTTCAGCTAAGGACAACATCAACCGATGCTCCGATAACATCGACCATGATCAACCATCCCCGGATAGTGGAAA AATGTGCTGAATTCGGCGAGGCCGTATTTTCCAAAGAGTACGTCAGTTCATTGGGCGTCGATGAACCGAAGCTGCACCGGCTGGACAAGTGCGGTCACAAAGCAGTCGAGCTGATTGTTGACGGTGAGGCTGCAAAATCGAGGGAATTCCCCCACATGGCACTGATTGGCTACGGTGAAGCACCTGCGGTACACTACCTGTGCGGTGGCTCGTTGGTATCCGACCGGTTCGTACTGACCGCTGGCCACTGTGTCATCTCAGCTCAACA tggaCCTGCTACTGCAATCCGGTTAGGCGAGCTTGCATTGGACTCCTCAAATGATGAAGCCTTTCCGGAGGACTTCGGCGTCGCTGAACTGATTCCGCATCCTGAATACAAGCAAACCTCACAGTATAACGATATCGCTCTGATTAAGCTGGACAGAAAGGTTATCTTCTCCCCGTACATAAGACCGATCTGTCTTCCGACAAAGGCTGACTTCAATAATAATCGTGCCATTGCCACCGGTTGGGGAACCATCGGGTACGGAGAGGGAACAAGCGCAATTCTTCTCAAGGTAGTGCTGGAAATGTTTACCTACGACGAATGTGACAGCCAGTTTGAAGCGAATCGTAGACTGAAGGATGGTATACAACGGGAAAGTCAGCTATGTGCCGGCTCACGAAACTCCTCAAAGGACACATGCCAG GGCGATTCTGGTGGGCCGCTTCAAATCTATAACGACGAAAATGTCTACTGCACATACACAATCATCGGAATTACATCTTTCGGCAAATACTGTGGTCTGGCAGGATCTCCTGGTGTCTATACTCGCGTTTATCAATATatttcatggatcgagaatcttgTATTCTAG